One part of the Musa acuminata AAA Group cultivar baxijiao chromosome BXJ1-5, Cavendish_Baxijiao_AAA, whole genome shotgun sequence genome encodes these proteins:
- the LOC103973438 gene encoding peroxidase A2 isoform X1: protein MCSSSFSSSSHTIPAALAIFLALLLHWSRAQLSPSFYDMTCPGLSDIVLDVVLQAQISDPRMPASLIRLHFHDCFVDGCDASVLLDNSDTIVSEKDAVPNANSARGFDVIDAIKSAVEETCLGVVSCADILALAAEAAVSLSGGPSWEVQLGRRDGTTANISGANNLPGPVDTLAVLLSKFAAVGLDDTDLVTLSGAHTFGRAQCKSFAARLYNYSGTERPDPSLDSAYLALLQDQCPDGEDGTSLNDLDPTTPDAFDGNYYFNLQNGQGLLLSDQEIYAGAGTAAIVDGYAGDESGFFESFAASMINMGNISPLTGSEGEVRLNCRQVNAS from the exons ATgtgctcttcttctttttcttcttcttctcatacgATTCCAGCAGCGCTGGCCATCTTCTTAGCCTTGCTTCTCCATTGGTCTCGCGCGCAACTGAGCCCCTCGTTCTACGACATGACATGCCCCGGCTTGTCTGACATCGTCCTCGACGTCGTTCTGCAGGCGCAGATCTCGGACCCCCGGATGCCGGCGAGCCTCATCAGACTCCATTTCCACGACTGCTTCGTTGAT GGGTGCGACGCGTCGGTGTTGTTAGACAACAGTGACACCATCGTGAGCGAGAAGGATGCGGTCCCCAACGCCAACTCCGCTCGGGGCTTCGACGTGATCGACGCCATCAAGAGCGCCGTGGAAGAAACATGCCTTGGAGTTGTCTCCTGCGCTGACATCCTCGCTCTGGCAGCTGAGGCTGCCGTAAGCCTA TCCGGAGGTCCATCATGGGAAGTGCAGCTGGGAAGAAGAGACGGCACCACCGCCAACATATCTGGCGCCAACAACCTCCCCGGACCCGTCGACACCCTCGCCGTCCTGCTGTCCAAATTCGCCGCCGTCGGCCTCGACGACACCGATCTCGTCACCCTATCAG GAGCCCACACCTTCGGGCGTGCGCAGTGTAAGTCCTTCGCCGCCCGCCTCTACAACTACAGCGGCACGGAGAGGCCAGACCCGAGCTTGGACTCCGCCTACCTGGCCCTGCTGCAGGATCAATGCCCCGACGGAGAAGACGGGACTAGCCTCAACGATCTCGACCCGACCACCCCCGACGCCTTCGACGGCAACTACTACTTCAACCTTCAGAACGGGCAGGGGCTTCTGCTGTCGGACCAGGAGATCTACGCGGGCGCCGGAACGGCCGCCATTGTCGACGGCTACGCAGGTGACGAGAGCGGCTTCTTTGAGAGCTTTGCTGCGTCGATGATCAACATGGGGAATATTAGTCCACTGACAGGGAGTGAGGGGGAGGTGAGGCTCAACTGTAGGCAggtcaacgcaagctaa
- the LOC103973438 gene encoding peroxidase 15 isoform X2, which produces MPASLIRLHFHDCFVDGCDASVLLDNSDTIVSEKDAVPNANSARGFDVIDAIKSAVEETCLGVVSCADILALAAEAAVSLSGGPSWEVQLGRRDGTTANISGANNLPGPVDTLAVLLSKFAAVGLDDTDLVTLSGAHTFGRAQCKSFAARLYNYSGTERPDPSLDSAYLALLQDQCPDGEDGTSLNDLDPTTPDAFDGNYYFNLQNGQGLLLSDQEIYAGAGTAAIVDGYAGDESGFFESFAASMINMGNISPLTGSEGEVRLNCRQVNAS; this is translated from the exons ATGCCGGCGAGCCTCATCAGACTCCATTTCCACGACTGCTTCGTTGAT GGGTGCGACGCGTCGGTGTTGTTAGACAACAGTGACACCATCGTGAGCGAGAAGGATGCGGTCCCCAACGCCAACTCCGCTCGGGGCTTCGACGTGATCGACGCCATCAAGAGCGCCGTGGAAGAAACATGCCTTGGAGTTGTCTCCTGCGCTGACATCCTCGCTCTGGCAGCTGAGGCTGCCGTAAGCCTA TCCGGAGGTCCATCATGGGAAGTGCAGCTGGGAAGAAGAGACGGCACCACCGCCAACATATCTGGCGCCAACAACCTCCCCGGACCCGTCGACACCCTCGCCGTCCTGCTGTCCAAATTCGCCGCCGTCGGCCTCGACGACACCGATCTCGTCACCCTATCAG GAGCCCACACCTTCGGGCGTGCGCAGTGTAAGTCCTTCGCCGCCCGCCTCTACAACTACAGCGGCACGGAGAGGCCAGACCCGAGCTTGGACTCCGCCTACCTGGCCCTGCTGCAGGATCAATGCCCCGACGGAGAAGACGGGACTAGCCTCAACGATCTCGACCCGACCACCCCCGACGCCTTCGACGGCAACTACTACTTCAACCTTCAGAACGGGCAGGGGCTTCTGCTGTCGGACCAGGAGATCTACGCGGGCGCCGGAACGGCCGCCATTGTCGACGGCTACGCAGGTGACGAGAGCGGCTTCTTTGAGAGCTTTGCTGCGTCGATGATCAACATGGGGAATATTAGTCCACTGACAGGGAGTGAGGGGGAGGTGAGGCTCAACTGTAGGCAggtcaacgcaagctaa